From the genome of Colias croceus chromosome 9, ilColCroc2.1, one region includes:
- the LOC123694462 gene encoding interaptin-like isoform X2: protein MSNKSRIPSPARSHGAVTPRRYKPRKSRSVGSPSCSIGSTRLAPVVKDVMELSPMIGRRSVLNDGTEIIAPGRNSWWKNLDENSREVLDVLQNKEMVDAINVLEDLDVEILSQGTKNYSVDLQHSSDEESIKSIVMPHRKLFAGKENPTQKKFQDIIMKRRETLNSTETQKSRLEWDKDLSITPKSLFKRQEKRPQPVFPAALLSISNNKTITTDKTLPPMQPKNQGRHLFGNRPATKQKNMFVDFIVSDSEEEIPDMQPKIFTLRRQSLQKRRASSISNMNSPTASITDLEMDDWKLLPSSTMMEHQFEDQTTPKNPRRSIISGNNEKQNSTQVTVHEKQQQRDKNDDKLMDIDMEDEADVTLTNKSVKETSKTLNKSKNRSNLSNRVSNKSLTKSKHAESHYNKKTHNKEREDSFRTQLKSVAKDLNKSKNKQNVSKAADTIDGKKASDVRNNVEINDMNEIQQESSDEELENSQLRYEEDEAKSEDVENNSEKAQKQTDKKSGTMNVIDGKSSQNLHKTLQDNNSSKTNKNSSKAELNISKRKNRQSANDSKREGKRKTIEKSTEKHAPVTEAEQELEQNLADIQKNPNNVQGLKENREKEKTQNKKEKAQIEREQEQYEDRKVDEELENSELAQQSGVLEDQESEIVQEQESEVEEQDCEDDQEEQEQSEQEEEEEQQESEEEQEESVDVEEEEQQESEIQEQDSETEQQENEAEQEVEQEEEMSTEQEHDNKDANDEDIIDSQNDDKTDEYHPSVEIANSIHERIITNKNETVKSPESVLNKQSICKMSIIEGRNTSVRKTKSIIPTNLTIRPSLAPTRESIEFSDGNNSSANNTHWDSHRTTRHTMRQTFGKDFTPRKSLRTLVMEKSAKRQTNLNDNEEISKMPQANSTEYPEFESVPEHMEVEDSIEESVHTESNQEEQDHVESNHAESGLAESIQEESQHAESENAESANEVSDHAESEHEVSDHDVSNHLQSTNEVSDRAESDHAVSDDAESDQEMEQEVSDLRHEISDNVISDREVSNHEISKRTRQTTLETYLQKIKLENIEKKRKMEEEIRNSLKMVSQNAHVFKVPLKPAIRRIQKTNNKPKTFVRKPAIPLALLPDEILEDLKYKPPKRYQPKNASWATKRLYKFLETKLEPKYDYKARVRAEKLVDDIYKFTRDMKRFDVAPEHSVDELKHEMARLNIVNTHFEFYEFIKAYMPREVRQKVVPSIVNKIPLPKPNVFAHIIQ, encoded by the exons ATGTCGAACAAATCAAGAATACCATCGCCCGCGCGTTCCCACGGCGCCGTTACACCAAGGAGATATAAACCAAGAAAGAGCAGAAGTGTGGGATCTCCGTCATGTTCCATTGGCTCCACCAGACTAGCACCTGTTGTTAAAGATGTTATGGAGTTGTCACCGATGATTGGAAGAAGATCTGTTCTGAATGATGGCACAGAAATTATTGCTCCTGGAA GGAATAGTTGGTGGAAAAATTTGGATGAAAATTCAAGAGAAGTGCTGGATGTGCtgcaaaataaagaaatggtTGACGCTATTAATGTTCTTGAAGATTTAGATGTTGAAATTTTGAG CCAAGGAACAAAGAATTATTCAGTCGATCTCCAACACAGCAGTGATGAAGAATCAATAAAAAGCATTGTTATGCCACATCGAAAGTTATTTGCTGGAAAGGAAAACCCTAcacaaaaaaagtttcaagACATAATAATGAAAAGAAGAGAAACACTTAACTCGACTGAAACACAAAAGAGTAGGCTAGAGTGGgataaagatttaagtataaCGCCAAAAAGTCTCTTCAAACGACAGGAGAAAAGACCTCAACCAGTATTTCCAGCAGCTTTACTcagtatttcaaataataagaCGATAACAACTGACAAAACATTACCACCAATGCAACCGAAAAACCAAGGACGCCACTTGTTTGGTAATAGACCTGCaactaaacaaaaaaacatgtttgTAGATTTCATTGTTTCTGACAGTGAAGAAGAAATCCCTGACATGCAACCgaaaatttttacattaaGAAGGCAATCTCTCCAAAAACGACGCGCAAGCTCAATTTCCAACATGAATTCACCGACAGCAAGTATAACTGACTTAGAAATGGACGACTGGAAGCTCTTGCCTTCTTCAACTATGATGGAACATCAATTTGAAGATCAAACAACCCCGAAGAATCCCAGACGCAGCATTATATCGggaaataatgaaaaacagAATTCAACTCAGGTTACTGTACAtgaaaaacaacaacaaagaGATAAAAATGATGACAAATTGATGGATATTGACATGGAAGATGAAGCTGATGTAACACTTACAAATAAATCTGTTAAGGAAACTTCTAAAACTCTTAACAAATCTAAAAACAGATCAAACTTGAGTAACCGTGTATCTAACAAGTCTTTAACGAAATCAAAACATGCTGAAagtcattataataaaaaaacacataacAAAGAAAGGGAAGATAGTTTTAGGACTCAATTGAAATCTGTAGCAAAAGATCTGAATaagagtaaaaataaacaaaatgtgaGCAAAGCTGCAGATACAATTGATGGTAAAAAAGCAAGTGATGTTCGTAATAACGTAGAAATTAATGATATGAATGAAATTCAACAAGAATCAAGTGATGAAGAACTAGAAAATAGCCAACTTCGTTATGAAGAAGATGAAGCTAAAAGTGAAGATGTAGAAAACAATTCAGAAAAGGCACAAAAACAAACCGACAAAAAATCAGGGACAATGAATGTCATAGATGGTAAATCAAGTCAAAATTTACACAAAACTTTACAAGATAATAATAGTAGtaagacaaacaaaaatagttCAAAAGCTGAACTCAACATATcaaaacgtaaaaatagacaatCGGCGAATGATAGCAAGCGAGAAGGAAAACGTAAAACTATTGAAAAGAGTACAGAAAAACATGCTCCTGTTACTGAAGCTGAGCAAGAACTTGAACAAAACCTGGctgatatacaaaaaaatccaaataatgTGCAGGGCTTGAAAGAAAATagagaaaaagaaaaaacacaaaataaaaaggaaaaagcACAGATAGAAAGAGAACAAGaacaatatgaagaccgtAAAGTAGATGAAGAACTAGAGAACAGTGAATTAGCACAACAAAGTGGAGTTTTAGAAGATCAAGAGAGTGAAATAGTCCAAGAACAAGAAAGTGAAGTTGAAGAACAAGATTGTGAAGATGACCAAGAAGAACAGGAGCAAAGTGAACAAGAAGAAGAGGAGGAACAACAGGAAAGTGAAGAAGAACAGGAAGAGAGCGTAGACGTAGAAGAGGAAGAACAGCAAGAAAGTGAAATTCAGGAACAAGATAGTGAAACTGAACAACAAGAGAATGAAGCTGAACAGGAAGTTGAACAAGAAGAAGAAATGAGCACTGAACAAGAACATGATAACAAAGATGCAAATGATGAAGATATAATTGACAGTCAAAATGACGATAAAACCGACGAATATCACCCCAGTGTTGAAATAGCTAATTCCATTCATGAAAGAATCATcacaaataaaaacgaaacaGTAAAATCACCAGAATCAGTTCTCAATAAACAATCGATTTGCAAAATGTCAATAATAGAAGGACGCAATACGAGcgtaagaaaaacaaaaagtatAATACCTACGAATCTGACTATACGTCCGAGTTTAGCTCCAACACGCGAAAGTATAGAATTCTCAGATGGAAACAATTCAAGCGCCAATAACACTCATTGGGATTCACACAGAACAACCAGACATACTATGCGACAGACTTTCGGTAAAGATTTTACACCGAGAAAGTCCTTACGAACTTTGGTTATGGAGAAATCAGCAAAGCGTCAAACTAACTTGAACGATAATGAGGAAATTAGCAAAATGCCGCAAGCGAATTCCACAGAATATCCAGAATTTGAAAGTGTTCCTGAACATATGGAGGTGGAAGACAGTATTGAAGAATCAGTCCATACAGAATCGAATCAGGAAGAACAAGACCATGTAGAATCGAACCATGCAGAATCAGGCCTTGCAGAATCGATCCAAGAAGAATCAC AGCATGCAGAATCGGAGAATGCAGAATCAGCGAATGAAGTATCTGACCATGCGGAATCGGAGCATGAAGTGTCAGACCATGACGTATCAAACCATTTACAATCCACCAATGAAGTATCAGACCGTGCAGAATCAGACCATGCCGTATCAGACGATGCAGAATCAGACCAAGAAATGGAACAGGAAGTATCAGACCTGAGACATGAGATATCAGACAATGTTATATCGGATCGTGAAGTATCGAATCATGAAATATCAAAACGCACGCGTCAGACCACATTGGAAACATATTTGCAAAAGATTAAATTGGAGAATATCGAGAAGAAACGGAAAATG GAGGAAGAAATAAGGAATTCACTCAAAATGGTATCACAAAATGCGCACGTATTCAAAGTCCCACTAAAACCAGCTATCAGAAGAATAcaaaagacaaataataaacCAAAAACATTTGTAAGAAAACCTGCAATTCCTTTGGCTTTGTTACCAGACGAAATTTTAGAAGACTTGAAATATAAACCTCCAAAGAGATATCAACCCAAAAACGCATCATGGGCCACTAAAAGATTGTACAAGTTTCTGGAAACTAAGTTGGAGCcgaa ATACGATTACAAAGCCCGAGttcgcgcggaaaaattagtAGATGATATATACAAGTTCACTCGCGATATGAAACGATTTGACGTCGCGCCGGAACATTCTGTGGATGAGCTGAAACATGAAATGGCGCGACTCAATATTGTTAACACGCATTTTGAGTTCTATGAGTTTATTAAAGCCTATATGCCAAGGGAGGTGCGGCAGAAG GTGGTACCAAGCATAGTAAATAAGATACCATTGCCGAAGCCGAATGTATTTGCGCACATTATTCAATAG
- the LOC123694462 gene encoding interaptin-like isoform X1 — MSNKSRIPSPARSHGAVTPRRYKPRKSRSVGSPSCSIGSTRLAPVVKDVMELSPMIGRRSVLNDGTEIIAPGRNSWWKNLDENSREVLDVLQNKEMVDAINVLEDLDVEILSQGTKNYSVDLQHSSDEESIKSIVMPHRKLFAGKENPTQKKFQDIIMKRRETLNSTETQKSRLEWDKDLSITPKSLFKRQEKRPQPVFPAALLSISNNKTITTDKTLPPMQPKNQGRHLFGNRPATKQKNMFVDFIVSDSEEEIPDMQPKIFTLRRQSLQKRRASSISNMNSPTASITDLEMDDWKLLPSSTMMEHQFEDQTTPKNPRRSIISGNNEKQNSTQVTVHEKQQQRDKNDDKLMDIDMEDEADVTLTNKSVKETSKTLNKSKNRSNLSNRVSNKSLTKSKHAESHYNKKTHNKEREDSFRTQLKSVAKDLNKSKNKQNVSKAADTIDGKKASDVRNNVEINDMNEIQQESSDEELENSQLRYEEDEAKSEDVENNSEKAQKQTDKKSGTMNVIDGKSSQNLHKTLQDNNSSKTNKNSSKAELNISKRKNRQSANDSKREGKRKTIEKSTEKHAPVTEAEQELEQNLADIQKNPNNVQGLKENREKEKTQNKKEKAQIEREQEQYEDRKVDEELENSELAQQSGVLEDQESEIVQEQESEVEEQDCEDDQEEQEQSEQEEEEEQQESEEEQEESVDVEEEEQQESEIQEQDSETEQQENEAEQEVEQEEEMSTEQEHDNKDANDEDIIDSQNDDKTDEYHPSVEIANSIHERIITNKNETVKSPESVLNKQSICKMSIIEGRNTSVRKTKSIIPTNLTIRPSLAPTRESIEFSDGNNSSANNTHWDSHRTTRHTMRQTFGKDFTPRKSLRTLVMEKSAKRQTNLNDNEEISKMPQANSTEYPEFESVPEHMEVEDSIEESVHTESNQEEQDHVESNHAESGLAESIQEESQHAESEHDDSEHVESEQEESELVESEHAESENAESANEVSDHAESEHEVSDHDVSNHLQSTNEVSDRAESDHAVSDDAESDQEMEQEVSDLRHEISDNVISDREVSNHEISKRTRQTTLETYLQKIKLENIEKKRKMEEEIRNSLKMVSQNAHVFKVPLKPAIRRIQKTNNKPKTFVRKPAIPLALLPDEILEDLKYKPPKRYQPKNASWATKRLYKFLETKLEPKYDYKARVRAEKLVDDIYKFTRDMKRFDVAPEHSVDELKHEMARLNIVNTHFEFYEFIKAYMPREVRQKVVPSIVNKIPLPKPNVFAHIIQ, encoded by the exons ATGTCGAACAAATCAAGAATACCATCGCCCGCGCGTTCCCACGGCGCCGTTACACCAAGGAGATATAAACCAAGAAAGAGCAGAAGTGTGGGATCTCCGTCATGTTCCATTGGCTCCACCAGACTAGCACCTGTTGTTAAAGATGTTATGGAGTTGTCACCGATGATTGGAAGAAGATCTGTTCTGAATGATGGCACAGAAATTATTGCTCCTGGAA GGAATAGTTGGTGGAAAAATTTGGATGAAAATTCAAGAGAAGTGCTGGATGTGCtgcaaaataaagaaatggtTGACGCTATTAATGTTCTTGAAGATTTAGATGTTGAAATTTTGAG CCAAGGAACAAAGAATTATTCAGTCGATCTCCAACACAGCAGTGATGAAGAATCAATAAAAAGCATTGTTATGCCACATCGAAAGTTATTTGCTGGAAAGGAAAACCCTAcacaaaaaaagtttcaagACATAATAATGAAAAGAAGAGAAACACTTAACTCGACTGAAACACAAAAGAGTAGGCTAGAGTGGgataaagatttaagtataaCGCCAAAAAGTCTCTTCAAACGACAGGAGAAAAGACCTCAACCAGTATTTCCAGCAGCTTTACTcagtatttcaaataataagaCGATAACAACTGACAAAACATTACCACCAATGCAACCGAAAAACCAAGGACGCCACTTGTTTGGTAATAGACCTGCaactaaacaaaaaaacatgtttgTAGATTTCATTGTTTCTGACAGTGAAGAAGAAATCCCTGACATGCAACCgaaaatttttacattaaGAAGGCAATCTCTCCAAAAACGACGCGCAAGCTCAATTTCCAACATGAATTCACCGACAGCAAGTATAACTGACTTAGAAATGGACGACTGGAAGCTCTTGCCTTCTTCAACTATGATGGAACATCAATTTGAAGATCAAACAACCCCGAAGAATCCCAGACGCAGCATTATATCGggaaataatgaaaaacagAATTCAACTCAGGTTACTGTACAtgaaaaacaacaacaaagaGATAAAAATGATGACAAATTGATGGATATTGACATGGAAGATGAAGCTGATGTAACACTTACAAATAAATCTGTTAAGGAAACTTCTAAAACTCTTAACAAATCTAAAAACAGATCAAACTTGAGTAACCGTGTATCTAACAAGTCTTTAACGAAATCAAAACATGCTGAAagtcattataataaaaaaacacataacAAAGAAAGGGAAGATAGTTTTAGGACTCAATTGAAATCTGTAGCAAAAGATCTGAATaagagtaaaaataaacaaaatgtgaGCAAAGCTGCAGATACAATTGATGGTAAAAAAGCAAGTGATGTTCGTAATAACGTAGAAATTAATGATATGAATGAAATTCAACAAGAATCAAGTGATGAAGAACTAGAAAATAGCCAACTTCGTTATGAAGAAGATGAAGCTAAAAGTGAAGATGTAGAAAACAATTCAGAAAAGGCACAAAAACAAACCGACAAAAAATCAGGGACAATGAATGTCATAGATGGTAAATCAAGTCAAAATTTACACAAAACTTTACAAGATAATAATAGTAGtaagacaaacaaaaatagttCAAAAGCTGAACTCAACATATcaaaacgtaaaaatagacaatCGGCGAATGATAGCAAGCGAGAAGGAAAACGTAAAACTATTGAAAAGAGTACAGAAAAACATGCTCCTGTTACTGAAGCTGAGCAAGAACTTGAACAAAACCTGGctgatatacaaaaaaatccaaataatgTGCAGGGCTTGAAAGAAAATagagaaaaagaaaaaacacaaaataaaaaggaaaaagcACAGATAGAAAGAGAACAAGaacaatatgaagaccgtAAAGTAGATGAAGAACTAGAGAACAGTGAATTAGCACAACAAAGTGGAGTTTTAGAAGATCAAGAGAGTGAAATAGTCCAAGAACAAGAAAGTGAAGTTGAAGAACAAGATTGTGAAGATGACCAAGAAGAACAGGAGCAAAGTGAACAAGAAGAAGAGGAGGAACAACAGGAAAGTGAAGAAGAACAGGAAGAGAGCGTAGACGTAGAAGAGGAAGAACAGCAAGAAAGTGAAATTCAGGAACAAGATAGTGAAACTGAACAACAAGAGAATGAAGCTGAACAGGAAGTTGAACAAGAAGAAGAAATGAGCACTGAACAAGAACATGATAACAAAGATGCAAATGATGAAGATATAATTGACAGTCAAAATGACGATAAAACCGACGAATATCACCCCAGTGTTGAAATAGCTAATTCCATTCATGAAAGAATCATcacaaataaaaacgaaacaGTAAAATCACCAGAATCAGTTCTCAATAAACAATCGATTTGCAAAATGTCAATAATAGAAGGACGCAATACGAGcgtaagaaaaacaaaaagtatAATACCTACGAATCTGACTATACGTCCGAGTTTAGCTCCAACACGCGAAAGTATAGAATTCTCAGATGGAAACAATTCAAGCGCCAATAACACTCATTGGGATTCACACAGAACAACCAGACATACTATGCGACAGACTTTCGGTAAAGATTTTACACCGAGAAAGTCCTTACGAACTTTGGTTATGGAGAAATCAGCAAAGCGTCAAACTAACTTGAACGATAATGAGGAAATTAGCAAAATGCCGCAAGCGAATTCCACAGAATATCCAGAATTTGAAAGTGTTCCTGAACATATGGAGGTGGAAGACAGTATTGAAGAATCAGTCCATACAGAATCGAATCAGGAAGAACAAGACCATGTAGAATCGAACCATGCAGAATCAGGCCTTGCAGAATCGATCCAAGAAGAATCACAGCATGCGGAATCAGAGCACGACGATTCGGAGCATGTGGAATCGGAGCAAGAAGAATCAGAACTTGTAGAATCAGAGCATGCAGAATCGGAGAATGCAGAATCAGCGAATGAAGTATCTGACCATGCGGAATCGGAGCATGAAGTGTCAGACCATGACGTATCAAACCATTTACAATCCACCAATGAAGTATCAGACCGTGCAGAATCAGACCATGCCGTATCAGACGATGCAGAATCAGACCAAGAAATGGAACAGGAAGTATCAGACCTGAGACATGAGATATCAGACAATGTTATATCGGATCGTGAAGTATCGAATCATGAAATATCAAAACGCACGCGTCAGACCACATTGGAAACATATTTGCAAAAGATTAAATTGGAGAATATCGAGAAGAAACGGAAAATG GAGGAAGAAATAAGGAATTCACTCAAAATGGTATCACAAAATGCGCACGTATTCAAAGTCCCACTAAAACCAGCTATCAGAAGAATAcaaaagacaaataataaacCAAAAACATTTGTAAGAAAACCTGCAATTCCTTTGGCTTTGTTACCAGACGAAATTTTAGAAGACTTGAAATATAAACCTCCAAAGAGATATCAACCCAAAAACGCATCATGGGCCACTAAAAGATTGTACAAGTTTCTGGAAACTAAGTTGGAGCcgaa ATACGATTACAAAGCCCGAGttcgcgcggaaaaattagtAGATGATATATACAAGTTCACTCGCGATATGAAACGATTTGACGTCGCGCCGGAACATTCTGTGGATGAGCTGAAACATGAAATGGCGCGACTCAATATTGTTAACACGCATTTTGAGTTCTATGAGTTTATTAAAGCCTATATGCCAAGGGAGGTGCGGCAGAAG GTGGTACCAAGCATAGTAAATAAGATACCATTGCCGAAGCCGAATGTATTTGCGCACATTATTCAATAG